One Danio rerio strain Tuebingen ecotype United States chromosome 22, GRCz12tu, whole genome shotgun sequence genomic window carries:
- the enc3 gene encoding ectodermal-neural cortex 3 produces the protein MSVSNHENRKSRSSSGSMNIQLFHKTSHADSLLTHLNLLRKRRVFTDVVLRAGHRVFPCHRAVLASCSRYFEAMFSGGLKESRDAEVNFHDSLHPEVLELLLDYAYSARVIINEENAESLLEAGDMLQFHDIRDAASEFLEKNLHPSNCLGMMLLSDAHQCQRLYELSWRMCLANFANLYHTEDFLSLPKDKVQELVFSEELEVEDESIVYEAVIDWVRADIGRRHLDLPDLLRCVRLALLPETYLLKNVASEELVMGHKVGREIVEDAVRCKMKILQNDGVVTGFCARPRKVSQALLLLGGQTFMCDKVYMIDHKAKEITPKTDLPSPRKECSACAIGCKVYVTGGRGSENGASKDVWVYDTLHDEWSKAAQMLVARFGHGSAELDHILYVVGGHTSLAGSFPASPSVSLKQVEQYNPQSNKWTLVAPLREGVSNAAVVGAKNKLFAFGGTSVNRDKYPKVQCFDPCENRWTVPATCPQLWRYTAAAVVGNHVVVIGGDTEFSASSAYRFNSETFQWTKFGDVTSKRISCHAVASGNRLYVVGGYFGAQRCKTLDCYDPSTDSWDSITSVPYSLIPTAFVSTWKYLPS, from the coding sequence ATGTCTGTCAGTAATCACGAGAACAGAAAGTCCAGGTCAAGCTCTGGGTCCATGAACATCCAGCTGTTTCACAAGACGTCACATGCAGACAGCCTACTTACTCACCTCAACCTCCTCCGTAAGCGGCGTGTCTTCACGGATGTAGTCTTGCGTGCTGGGCATCGAGTTTTCCCATGCCACCGTGCAGTTCTGGCATCATGTAGCCGCTACTTTGAGGCTATGTTCAGTGGTGGCTTGAAGGAGAGCCGAGATGCCGAGGTCAATTTTCATGACTCTTTGCATCCTGAGGTGCTCGAGCTCCTGCTAGACTATGCCTATTCAGCCCGAGTGATCATCAATGAGGAAAATGCAGAGTCTTTGCTGGAAGCAGGCGATATGCTCCAGTTCCATGACATCCGTGATGCAGCTTCAGAATTCCTGGAGAAGAACCTGCATCCGTCCAACTGCCTTGGGATGATGCTTCTGTCTGATGCTCACCAGTGCCAGAGGTTGTACGAACTATCCTGGCGAATGTGCCTGGCGAATTTTGCTAATCTCTACCACACTGAGGACTTCCTAAGCCTGCCCAAAGATAAAGTTCAGGAGCTTGTTTTTAGCGAGGAATTGGAAGTTGAGGATGAAAGTATTGTCTATGAGGCTGTTATTGACTGGGTTAGAGCAGACATTGGGAGGAGACACCTTGACCTTCCTGATCTTTTACGTTGCGTTCGCCTTGCCTTGCTCCCAGAAACATACCTGCTAAAAAACGTGGCATCTGAGGAGCTTGTCATGGGACACAAGGTGGGTCGTGAGATTGTGGAAGACGCAGTTCGTTGCAAAATGAAGATCTTGCAGAATGATGGAGTTGTCACAGGTTTCTGTGCCCGACCCCGGAAGGTGAGCCAAGCCCTTCTGCTTCTAGGGGGCCAAACTTTTATGTGCGACAAAGTATACATGATTGATCACAAGGCCAAGGAGATCACCCCTAAAACAGACCTTCCAAGCCCTCGTAAAGAGTGCAGTGCTTGTGCCATTGGCTGTAAGGTGTACGTCACAGGTGGTCGAGGCTCTGAAAATGGGGCTTCAAAAGACGTTTGGGTCTATGACACTCTGCATGATGAATGGTCCAAAGCTGCACAGATGCTTGTTGCTCGATTTGGGCATGGTTCGGCAGAACTTGACCACATCCTGTATGTAGTAGGTGGACACACATCCCTTGCAGGGTCATTTCCTGCTTCTCCATCTGTGTCTCTCAAACAAGTGGAGCAATACAACCCCCAATCCAACAAGTGGACTCTGGTAGCTCCTCTTCGAGAGGGTGTGAGCAACGCTGCGGTCGTTGGGGCCAAAAACAAACTCTTTGCTTTCGGAGGGACTAGTGTCAACAGGGACAAGTATCCCAAAGTTCAGTGCTTTGACCCCTGTGAGAACAGGTGGACAGTCCCGGCCACTTGCCCTCAGCTTTGGCGTTACACAGCGGCAGCAGTTGTTGGGAACCATGTTGTGGTCATCGGCGGAGATACAGAGTTCTCCGCCAGCTCTGCTTACCGCTTCAACAGTGAGACGTTCCAGTGGACCAAGTTTGGCGATGTGACCTCAAAGAGAATCAGCTGTCATGCAGTGGCGTCAGGGAATCGCCTGTATGTGGTCGGAGGCTACTTTGGGGCCCAGAGGTGTAAAACGTTGGACTGCTATGACCCCTCGACAGACTCATGGGACAGTATAACAAGCGTACCCTATTCGCTTATCCCGACAGCATTTGTCAGCACCTGGAAGTACCTCCCCTCTTGA